The Geomonas ferrireducens genome includes a window with the following:
- a CDS encoding acyl-CoA dehydrogenase family protein, with protein sequence MFIELTEEQRLIRDTARSFAAAELAPLAARLDREGDRAAFIANLKKLAQLGFMGLDVSAAYGGSEAGAVAFSVAMTEIARACASTAVTVSVNNMVCEVIEAIGSQEQKERYIPCICSGDCIAASFALTEPGAGSDPAAMITTARRDGDHFVLDGTKAFITSAPYAGIFVVWAVTDRDAPRGEGISCFLVEPGTAGLVIGREEDKSGQRASATCSVTFEACRIPASALMGELNRGFKVAVGELAGGRIGIGSLALGIGLAAMDFATSYAAQRSQFGQKISKFEGIRFMIADAYTELEAARLLLMQAAYRKEAGKSFAKEASMAKLYATEAANRACYKAVQMLGGYGYLGDFPVERYARDVRVTSIYEGTSEIQRLIISRAILDNLS encoded by the coding sequence ATGTTTATCGAGCTCACCGAAGAACAGCGGCTCATCCGCGACACGGCGCGCAGCTTCGCCGCCGCCGAACTGGCGCCGCTGGCGGCCAGGCTCGATCGTGAGGGGGACCGCGCCGCCTTCATTGCCAACCTGAAAAAACTCGCGCAACTTGGCTTCATGGGGCTGGACGTTTCGGCGGCTTATGGCGGTTCCGAGGCGGGCGCCGTCGCCTTTTCCGTTGCCATGACCGAGATCGCCCGTGCCTGCGCCTCGACCGCGGTCACCGTTTCGGTCAACAACATGGTCTGCGAGGTGATCGAGGCGATCGGCTCGCAGGAGCAGAAGGAGCGCTACATCCCCTGCATCTGCTCCGGCGACTGCATCGCCGCGAGCTTCGCCCTCACCGAGCCCGGCGCAGGGTCCGACCCTGCCGCGATGATAACCACGGCGCGCCGCGACGGCGACCACTTCGTCCTCGACGGCACCAAGGCGTTCATCACCAGCGCCCCCTACGCCGGCATCTTCGTGGTTTGGGCGGTCACCGACCGGGATGCACCCAGGGGGGAGGGGATCAGTTGCTTCCTCGTGGAACCGGGGACGGCTGGGCTTGTCATCGGGAGGGAAGAGGATAAAAGCGGCCAGCGTGCCTCGGCGACCTGCAGCGTCACCTTCGAGGCGTGCAGGATACCGGCGTCCGCCCTGATGGGCGAGCTGAACCGGGGCTTCAAGGTGGCGGTGGGGGAACTTGCCGGCGGGCGCATCGGAATCGGGTCGCTCGCCCTCGGCATCGGCCTCGCCGCGATGGACTTTGCCACCTCGTACGCCGCGCAAAGGTCCCAGTTCGGCCAGAAGATCTCCAAATTCGAGGGAATCCGCTTCATGATCGCCGACGCCTACACGGAACTCGAGGCCGCGCGCCTTCTGCTCATGCAGGCCGCCTACCGTAAGGAGGCGGGAAAGAGTTTCGCAAAGGAAGCGTCCATGGCGAAGCTCTACGCCACCGAAGCCGCCAACCGGGCCTGCTACAAAGCGGTACAGATGCTCGGCGGCTACGGCTACCTGGGCGACTTTCCGGTCGAGCGCTACGCCCGCGACGTCCGGGTCACCTCGATCTACGAGGGGACGAGCGAGATCCAGCGCCTCATCATCTCCCGCGCCATCCTGGACAACCTCTCCTGA
- the rtcA gene encoding RNA 3'-terminal phosphate cyclase produces the protein MIEIDGSMGEGGGQVLRSALSLACLTGQGFRIFNVRKNREKSGLMRQHLMAVQAAARIASANVAGDRLGSPELSFLPDGIAPGEYSFDIGTAGAATLVLQTLIPPLASARKTSRVMVTGGTHVPFSPSWHYFSEIFWPCIETLGVQGEPLSRSFGFYPKGGGRIGCAIEPETVPAPMTAMERGKLTGIRIVSAVGNLPRSIAERQLQSALLVMRGKVERGIPMAIEVIEPQVFGQGTFLFIKGEYERGTAGFTALGERGKPAEQVGSEAALEFLAHHENGAPIDPHLADQLVIYLARARGRSVFRTSRITRHLTTNLSVAGLFLELSSSVDGREGEPGTVTITPTVPND, from the coding sequence ATGATCGAGATCGACGGGAGTATGGGCGAAGGGGGAGGGCAGGTGCTCAGGAGCGCGCTGAGCCTTGCCTGTCTCACCGGCCAGGGTTTTCGCATCTTCAACGTCAGGAAGAACCGCGAGAAGTCCGGCCTCATGCGCCAGCACCTGATGGCGGTACAGGCGGCGGCGCGCATCGCCTCGGCCAACGTAGCCGGTGACCGCCTAGGCTCTCCCGAACTCAGCTTCCTTCCCGACGGCATCGCGCCGGGCGAATACAGCTTCGACATCGGGACGGCAGGAGCGGCTACCCTGGTGTTGCAGACCTTGATCCCGCCGCTTGCCTCGGCACGAAAGACAAGCCGCGTCATGGTGACCGGCGGCACTCACGTCCCATTCAGCCCCTCCTGGCACTATTTCTCGGAGATATTCTGGCCATGCATCGAGACGCTCGGCGTGCAGGGCGAGCCTCTTTCCCGCTCCTTCGGCTTTTATCCAAAAGGGGGAGGGCGGATCGGCTGCGCCATCGAGCCGGAGACGGTACCGGCTCCCATGACCGCGATGGAAAGGGGAAAACTCACCGGCATCCGCATCGTCTCCGCGGTCGGAAACCTTCCCAGGAGCATCGCGGAGCGGCAGCTTCAGTCTGCGCTTTTGGTCATGCGCGGGAAGGTGGAGAGGGGCATTCCCATGGCCATCGAGGTGATCGAACCGCAGGTGTTTGGCCAAGGGACCTTCCTCTTCATCAAGGGGGAGTACGAGCGTGGCACCGCCGGTTTCACCGCGCTCGGCGAGCGGGGCAAACCGGCTGAACAGGTGGGGAGCGAGGCCGCGCTGGAGTTTCTGGCACACCACGAAAACGGGGCGCCTATCGACCCGCATCTGGCCGATCAACTCGTCATCTACCTAGCCCGTGCCCGCGGCAGGTCGGTTTTCCGCACCTCGCGCATCACCCGGCACCTCACCACCAACCTGAGCGTCGCCGGACTTTTCCTGGAGCTTTCAAGCAGCGTCGACGGCCGCGAGGGGGAGCCCGGGACGGTGACTATCACTCCGACCGTTCCGAACGATTGA
- a CDS encoding PaaI family thioesterase translates to MSNSTVLKACEQTEIDLSGAEGWVPFDAPALVGDSLRFVSGDARGDRFRARYYRDAEKHLHARFWLGPEAEGPPGHAHGGAVAAIMDEALGLAAWAAGYPIVVGNLNVSFRNMLPLKKVVTVESRVVSVEGRKIMVHGRIFRGDTTYAEAQCLCITIPGK, encoded by the coding sequence GTGTCCAACTCAACCGTACTGAAGGCCTGTGAGCAGACCGAGATAGATTTGAGCGGCGCCGAGGGTTGGGTCCCCTTCGACGCGCCTGCACTGGTAGGGGATTCGCTTCGTTTCGTTTCCGGCGACGCCAGGGGAGACCGTTTCCGGGCCCGCTACTACCGCGATGCGGAGAAACACCTGCACGCCCGCTTCTGGCTAGGCCCCGAAGCGGAGGGACCGCCGGGACACGCCCACGGCGGTGCGGTCGCCGCCATCATGGACGAGGCACTGGGGCTTGCCGCATGGGCGGCCGGGTACCCGATCGTCGTTGGGAACCTGAACGTGAGTTTCCGCAACATGCTCCCGCTGAAAAAGGTGGTGACCGTGGAGAGCCGCGTCGTATCCGTGGAAGGGAGAAAGATCATGGTGCACGGCCGCATCTTTCGCGGCGACACCACCTACGCCGAGGCCCAGTGCCTGTGCATCACCATCCCCGGGAAGTAG
- a CDS encoding sensor histidine kinase, which produces MTENLRTELARLQAENAGLRRLCDEQKSELKRLSDSERRFRHLYNETPVMLHSIDRNGLLLDVSNHWTEVLGYSRDEVLGRRSSDFLTPESRRYALEEVLPEFFRTGSCRNVEYQVVSKSGDIIEVLLSASAERDAAGEIVWSLAVMTDVTEWKKAKKALKDNEARFRMIVETSQEAIVAADCNGRLTYINQQFADMLGREVPEVIGHPFLEFVDEALHDETAARQKSREQGVAEHYETIFVRKDGSRVWASVSAKPIHDGKGVFGGSFAMISDVTRRKQTAEEIEVLHTHLSARALELETANEELEAFNYTVSHDLRRPLTAINGYSQIILELFGGNLDPQCRDYVQEILNGSIKMNHLIDTLLNFSRRYCGTLQRETVDVTGLAEEILAELRLSDPQRRISCLVEPAMTAQADSQLLRVVLDNLLGNAWKYSAKQEQSCIEIGVDRSQGKDVFFIRDNGAGFDMSKAAQLFKPFQRLHDADDFKGTGIGLASVQRVIQRHGGQIWAEAQPGEGATFFFTLGDQQNHNGGQAC; this is translated from the coding sequence ATGACAGAAAACCTTCGCACCGAGCTTGCCAGACTGCAGGCGGAGAACGCGGGATTGCGCCGGCTTTGCGATGAGCAAAAAAGCGAGCTGAAACGCCTGTCCGACAGCGAGCGGCGCTTTCGTCACCTATACAACGAGACGCCGGTGATGCTGCATTCGATCGACAGAAACGGTCTCCTGCTCGACGTCAGCAACCACTGGACCGAGGTGCTGGGGTATTCCCGTGACGAGGTCCTCGGGCGTCGCTCGAGCGACTTCCTCACCCCCGAGTCGCGGCGCTACGCACTGGAAGAGGTGTTGCCGGAATTCTTCCGTACCGGGTCTTGCCGCAATGTGGAGTACCAGGTGGTCAGCAAGAGTGGCGACATCATCGAGGTGCTGCTCTCCGCTTCGGCCGAGCGCGACGCCGCCGGGGAGATCGTGTGGTCGCTGGCGGTTATGACGGATGTCACCGAGTGGAAGAAGGCGAAAAAAGCGCTCAAGGATAATGAGGCGCGCTTCCGGATGATCGTCGAGACCTCGCAGGAGGCGATCGTCGCTGCCGATTGCAACGGCCGGCTCACCTATATCAATCAGCAGTTTGCCGACATGCTCGGGCGCGAGGTGCCCGAGGTGATCGGTCACCCCTTCCTCGAGTTTGTCGACGAGGCGCTGCACGACGAGACCGCAGCGCGCCAGAAGAGCCGGGAGCAGGGGGTGGCGGAACACTACGAGACCATCTTCGTGCGCAAGGACGGCTCCAGGGTATGGGCCAGCGTCTCCGCGAAGCCGATCCATGACGGCAAAGGGGTGTTCGGCGGTTCCTTCGCCATGATCTCCGACGTCACCCGCAGAAAGCAGACCGCGGAGGAGATCGAGGTGCTGCACACGCACTTATCCGCGCGCGCCCTCGAGCTGGAGACCGCCAACGAGGAGCTGGAGGCCTTCAACTACACCGTTTCACACGATCTCAGGCGCCCTTTGACCGCCATCAACGGCTACAGCCAGATCATCCTCGAGCTCTTCGGCGGGAACCTCGACCCGCAGTGTCGCGACTACGTTCAGGAGATCCTGAACGGCAGCATCAAGATGAACCACCTGATCGACACACTGCTCAACTTCTCACGCCGCTACTGCGGCACGCTGCAGCGCGAAACGGTCGACGTGACCGGCCTTGCCGAAGAAATCCTGGCCGAGTTGAGGCTGTCCGACCCGCAGCGGCGCATCAGCTGCCTGGTGGAGCCGGCGATGACGGCACAGGCCGATTCCCAGCTGCTCCGCGTGGTGCTCGACAACCTTCTCGGCAACGCATGGAAGTATTCGGCGAAGCAGGAGCAAAGCTGCATCGAGATCGGCGTTGATCGCTCGCAGGGGAAGGACGTATTCTTCATACGCGACAACGGCGCGGGGTTCGACATGAGCAAGGCCGCGCAGCTTTTCAAGCCCTTCCAGCGCCTGCATGATGCCGACGACTTCAAGGGAACCGGCATCGGCCTGGCGAGCGTGCAGCGCGTCATCCAGCGTCACGGCGGCCAGATCTGGGCCGAGGCGCAGCCGGGAGAGGGGGCGACCTTCTTCTTCACGCTGGGAGACCAGCAAAACCACAACGGGGGACAGGCATGCTGA
- a CDS encoding M24 family metallopeptidase, with protein sequence MLTQQEALTRIGRLQLKLQEKGMDGALFIYPIDVYYFSGTRQNSTLWVPASGEPRLFVRKSYIRAKAESCIEDTRPFPSSKEFPGAFGEEVKKIGFTFDVAPVQQYQYYQKLLPGREFVDISAVNREIRSVKSAWELEQIRHCGVELGQVFRAVPQFLKEGMREVDLAAEFEYRLRKAGGEGYVRMRAFNQELFQGLAVSSATAGDTGFFDGAVTGQGMSAASPHGASAALIPADAPILIDYTAVFNGYIIDMTRFFVIGKLDPELEHAFGVAIAIQDYLAQNLKPGAVCEELFLKALEMATDAGLAEHFMGAPGENARFVGHGVGLELDEFPVLAQGFKVPLQVGQTLAIEPKFVFPGKGVIGIENTFAVTENGGEKLSDLPDDIVYL encoded by the coding sequence ATGCTGACACAGCAGGAAGCGCTGACAAGGATAGGGCGGCTGCAGCTTAAGTTGCAGGAAAAAGGGATGGACGGGGCGCTCTTCATCTACCCGATCGACGTCTATTACTTTTCCGGCACCAGGCAGAACTCGACCCTCTGGGTTCCCGCTTCGGGTGAGCCGCGCCTTTTCGTGCGCAAGAGCTACATACGGGCCAAGGCCGAGAGCTGCATCGAAGACACGAGGCCCTTTCCCTCCAGCAAGGAATTTCCCGGCGCGTTCGGCGAGGAGGTGAAGAAGATCGGTTTCACCTTCGACGTGGCGCCGGTGCAGCAGTACCAGTACTACCAGAAGCTGCTTCCGGGACGCGAGTTCGTGGACATTTCCGCGGTGAACCGCGAGATACGCTCCGTTAAGTCGGCCTGGGAGCTGGAGCAGATCCGGCACTGCGGCGTCGAACTCGGGCAGGTCTTCCGCGCCGTGCCGCAGTTTTTAAAGGAAGGGATGCGCGAGGTGGATCTCGCCGCCGAATTCGAGTACCGGCTGCGAAAGGCGGGCGGGGAGGGGTACGTAAGGATGCGCGCCTTCAACCAGGAGCTCTTCCAGGGGCTGGCCGTCTCCTCCGCAACGGCCGGCGATACCGGCTTCTTCGACGGCGCCGTCACCGGCCAGGGGATGTCAGCCGCCTCGCCCCACGGCGCGTCTGCCGCTCTCATCCCCGCCGATGCGCCCATCCTGATCGACTACACCGCGGTCTTCAACGGCTACATCATCGACATGACCCGCTTTTTCGTGATCGGTAAGCTCGATCCGGAGCTGGAGCACGCCTTCGGGGTCGCCATCGCCATCCAGGATTACCTGGCACAAAACCTGAAGCCCGGCGCCGTCTGCGAGGAACTCTTCCTGAAGGCCCTGGAGATGGCTACCGACGCGGGGCTCGCCGAGCATTTCATGGGGGCACCGGGCGAGAACGCGCGCTTTGTCGGCCACGGCGTGGGGCTCGAGCTGGATGAGTTCCCGGTGCTCGCCCAGGGGTTCAAGGTGCCGCTGCAGGTGGGACAGACCCTCGCCATAGAACCGAAGTTCGTCTTCCCCGGCAAGGGGGTGATCGGTATAGAGAACACCTTTGCAGTCACTGAAAACGGGGGGGAGAAGCTTAGCGACCTGCCGGACGACATCGTCTACCTCTGA
- a CDS encoding 6-phosphofructokinase, protein MGERQKTLGVLTGGGDVPGLNPALKTLVTRASEKGYRVIGIRRGWGGLLAYDRDDPESWENTILPLDRQEVRTVDRTGGTFLHTSRTNPGKVATADVPTFLRGADFDPAAPGHHDFTPHILKNLEHLGIDALIPIGGDDTLSYAERLNREGVPIVAIPKTMDNDVFGTDYCIGFSTAVTRSVNFIHNLRTSAGSHERIAVVELFGRNSGETSLISAYLAGVDRALISEVPFDVERLSALLQEDKQGNRSNYAMVTISEGASMVGGQIVEYGQEDAYGHKKLGGIGVVMSEAVKKLTGSHIIYQQLSYLMRSGAPDSLDLMVAYNYANMTMDLIGEGMSGRMVAMQGGTYRHIPISTIMQGEKRVDVAELYDTTEYRPKVRHVLGKPMFLY, encoded by the coding sequence ATGGGAGAAAGGCAGAAGACGTTAGGCGTACTGACCGGCGGCGGCGACGTGCCGGGACTAAACCCGGCGCTGAAGACCCTGGTGACCCGGGCTTCGGAGAAGGGGTACCGTGTCATCGGCATCCGGCGCGGCTGGGGCGGCCTTTTGGCCTACGACCGCGACGACCCGGAGTCGTGGGAAAATACGATCCTCCCGCTTGACCGCCAAGAGGTGCGCACCGTCGACCGCACCGGTGGCACCTTCCTGCATACGAGCCGCACAAACCCCGGCAAGGTGGCGACGGCCGACGTCCCCACTTTCTTGCGCGGTGCCGATTTCGACCCCGCCGCACCCGGCCACCACGATTTCACCCCCCACATCCTGAAAAACCTGGAGCACCTGGGGATTGATGCGCTGATCCCGATCGGGGGGGACGACACCCTGAGCTACGCAGAACGGCTTAACCGCGAGGGGGTTCCCATCGTGGCGATACCGAAGACCATGGACAACGACGTCTTCGGCACCGACTACTGCATCGGGTTTTCCACCGCGGTGACCAGGAGCGTCAACTTCATTCACAACCTGCGCACGAGCGCCGGTTCCCACGAGCGCATCGCGGTGGTCGAGCTATTCGGGCGCAATTCCGGGGAGACTTCGCTCATCTCGGCGTACCTGGCCGGCGTGGACCGCGCGCTCATCTCCGAGGTCCCCTTCGATGTCGAGCGGCTCTCCGCGCTTTTGCAGGAAGACAAGCAGGGGAACCGGAGCAACTACGCCATGGTGACCATCTCGGAAGGGGCGTCAATGGTGGGGGGGCAGATCGTCGAGTACGGCCAGGAGGACGCCTACGGTCACAAAAAGCTCGGCGGGATCGGCGTCGTCATGAGCGAGGCGGTGAAAAAGCTCACCGGCTCCCATATCATCTACCAGCAGCTCTCTTATCTCATGCGCAGCGGAGCGCCGGACTCGCTCGACCTCATGGTCGCGTACAACTACGCCAACATGACCATGGATCTTATCGGCGAGGGGATGTCCGGGCGCATGGTCGCCATGCAGGGGGGGACCTACCGGCACATCCCGATCAGCACCATCATGCAGGGGGAGAAGCGGGTGGACGTGGCGGAGCTGTACGACACGACGGAGTATCGCCCCAAGGTGCGGCATGTGCTCGGCAAGCCGATGTTCCTTTACTGA
- a CDS encoding 3-hydroxybutyryl-CoA dehydrogenase, giving the protein MFKTVGVAGIGQMGGGIAHVFAQNGCRVIAYDPSQAQAARGLATIAQNLERQAKKGIVFDAGIDEILARITVASSLDEFGACELIVEAATENEPLKLELFRTLDGIAPEHAILASNTSSISITRIAAATARPDRVIGMHFMNPVPVMTLVEVIRGIATSEETFHAVAEAVAFLGKEMATSKDYPGFIVNRILIPMINEAAFALYEGIASAEDIDRGMKLGTNQPMGPLQLADFIGLDTVLAIGNVLYDGFKDPKYRPCPLLVQMVDAGYLGRKSGRGFYRY; this is encoded by the coding sequence ATGTTCAAGACAGTGGGGGTGGCAGGCATCGGCCAGATGGGAGGTGGCATTGCGCACGTCTTCGCCCAAAACGGCTGCCGGGTCATCGCCTACGATCCCTCCCAGGCGCAGGCGGCCAGGGGGCTTGCCACCATCGCCCAGAACCTCGAGCGCCAGGCGAAGAAGGGGATCGTCTTCGACGCCGGCATCGACGAAATCCTGGCACGCATCACGGTCGCTTCCTCGCTGGATGAGTTCGGCGCCTGCGAACTGATCGTCGAAGCGGCCACCGAAAACGAGCCGCTCAAGTTGGAACTCTTCCGCACTCTGGACGGCATCGCCCCCGAGCACGCCATCCTAGCCTCCAACACCTCCTCCATCTCCATCACAAGAATCGCCGCGGCGACCGCGCGGCCGGACCGCGTCATCGGCATGCACTTCATGAACCCCGTGCCGGTCATGACCCTGGTCGAGGTGATCCGCGGCATCGCCACCAGCGAGGAGACTTTTCACGCCGTCGCGGAGGCGGTCGCCTTTCTGGGGAAGGAGATGGCGACCTCCAAGGACTACCCCGGCTTCATCGTGAACCGCATCCTTATCCCGATGATCAACGAGGCGGCGTTCGCGCTTTACGAGGGGATCGCTTCGGCGGAGGACATCGACCGCGGCATGAAGCTCGGTACCAACCAGCCGATGGGGCCGCTGCAACTTGCCGACTTCATCGGGCTCGATACCGTGCTCGCAATCGGCAACGTCCTCTACGACGGCTTCAAGGACCCGAAATACCGCCCCTGTCCCCTGCTCGTGCAGATGGTCGACGCGGGATACCTGGGGCGGAAATCGGGTCGGGGCTTCTACCGCTACTAG
- a CDS encoding thiolase family protein, with protein sequence MRDVFVVEALRTPFGSFGGVLSELEAHALAGTVMQALLERSALEPAAVDEVIAGQVLAGGCGQAPARQAMRRAGIPDSTHAMTINKVCGSGLKAIMLAAGSIMLGDAEVAIAGGMESMSQAPFALKKARYGYRMGHGQLLDLMLYDGLQDPYSGRHMGEIAEEAVKRHALGREVQDEFALRSYQLAQEAVSEGIFADEIVPVVKKGKHGHGRETVSEDEEPFRVDIATIADLKPAFGRDGATITAGNASTINDGAAFALLAGTEAVERYRLRPKARLVAYATCSMHPDQYTDAPVGAIKAVCARAGIDPDEIDLFEINEAFAAVPLIAIRELGLDMKKVNVNGGACALGHPIGASGGRLAATLVRELQASGKRYGLASLCIGGGEAVAAIFERV encoded by the coding sequence ATGAGAGATGTGTTTGTCGTCGAGGCGTTGAGGACGCCGTTCGGCTCCTTCGGAGGAGTCCTCTCCGAGCTGGAGGCGCATGCCTTGGCGGGGACGGTAATGCAGGCGCTTCTCGAACGGAGCGCTCTGGAGCCCGCGGCCGTGGACGAGGTCATCGCGGGGCAAGTCCTCGCCGGCGGGTGCGGACAGGCCCCGGCACGTCAGGCGATGCGCCGGGCGGGGATTCCCGACAGCACCCACGCCATGACCATCAACAAGGTGTGCGGCAGCGGTCTGAAGGCGATCATGCTGGCGGCCGGCTCCATCATGCTAGGCGACGCAGAGGTGGCCATCGCCGGTGGCATGGAGAGCATGTCGCAGGCCCCCTTCGCCCTCAAGAAGGCCCGTTACGGTTACCGGATGGGGCACGGGCAACTGCTCGATTTGATGCTGTACGATGGCCTCCAGGACCCCTACTCGGGGCGTCACATGGGGGAGATCGCCGAGGAGGCGGTCAAGCGGCACGCCCTCGGGCGCGAGGTGCAGGACGAGTTCGCGCTCCGCTCCTACCAGCTTGCCCAGGAGGCTGTTTCCGAAGGGATCTTCGCCGACGAGATCGTCCCGGTGGTGAAGAAGGGAAAGCACGGCCACGGCAGGGAAACGGTGAGCGAGGACGAGGAGCCGTTTCGGGTCGACATAGCGACGATCGCCGACCTCAAACCCGCCTTCGGCCGTGACGGCGCCACCATCACCGCCGGGAACGCCTCGACCATCAACGATGGTGCGGCCTTTGCGCTCCTGGCCGGTACCGAGGCGGTCGAGCGTTACCGGTTGAGACCGAAGGCGCGTCTCGTCGCGTATGCCACCTGCAGCATGCATCCCGACCAGTACACCGACGCGCCGGTAGGCGCCATCAAGGCGGTTTGCGCGCGGGCCGGAATCGACCCGGACGAGATAGATCTTTTCGAGATCAACGAGGCATTTGCCGCCGTGCCGTTGATCGCGATCCGCGAGCTTGGGCTCGACATGAAAAAGGTGAACGTGAACGGCGGTGCCTGTGCCCTTGGGCATCCCATCGGGGCAAGCGGCGGGAGGCTCGCGGCGACCCTGGTGCGCGAGCTGCAAGCTAGCGGCAAGCGTTACGGGCTCGCCTCGCTCTGCATCGGCGGCGGCGAGGCGGTGGCCGCGATCTTCGAGCGGGTGTAG
- a CDS encoding DUF2889 domain-containing protein, whose amino-acid sequence MQLNPMEDFQRDISYRLLKHNDGTALLAATMKDRFHDLVIEVKVEVATLKILSAWAEFRKSPTCDCCNATAKMAGLNGFVIGRGLQRKLSDVLGGSRGCGNLRTVLMGLLPLALNLGAAAGVTDESEMMDAIHEKLVGTCAGYVAPPAGRKGDAA is encoded by the coding sequence ATGCAACTCAACCCCATGGAGGATTTCCAGCGGGACATCTCCTACCGCTTGCTCAAACATAATGACGGCACGGCGCTGCTTGCCGCGACCATGAAAGACCGCTTCCACGACCTGGTCATCGAGGTGAAGGTCGAGGTGGCGACCCTGAAGATACTCTCGGCGTGGGCCGAGTTCCGCAAGTCCCCGACGTGCGACTGCTGCAACGCGACGGCGAAGATGGCCGGTCTGAACGGGTTCGTCATCGGCCGCGGGCTGCAGCGCAAGCTATCCGACGTCCTTGGCGGCTCGCGCGGCTGCGGAAACCTGCGCACCGTTCTCATGGGACTGCTCCCGCTTGCCCTGAACCTGGGTGCCGCCGCCGGGGTGACCGACGAGAGTGAGATGATGGACGCCATACACGAGAAACTGGTCGGCACCTGTGCCGGTTACGTGGCCCCTCCCGCCGGGCGCAAAGGGGACGCCGCATGA